From a region of the Zingiber officinale cultivar Zhangliang chromosome 10B, Zo_v1.1, whole genome shotgun sequence genome:
- the LOC122028874 gene encoding extra-large guanine nucleotide-binding protein 3-like: protein MSPAAEEVREVESSWEVALRRLIPPGAPIPDEEHLDYSIAIGHDLPPDPRRGHEAEILDLHGASGSSVFDGFGHSNVGGTRFNRRRSSDPPRRTPTDRNRSSSVACAPAEPVGSALHSEPRTSSARRAGSFSGSLIHPPSGEVVLRGETSSEEDVAGSAKAASPAPSPVKERKKGVCCRCGKGNILKDREACLVCDARYCSNCVLKAMGSMPEGRKCVGCIGQPIDESKRSGLGKCSKMLSKLCGPLEIRQVMKAERECAANQVRPQQLVVNGRPLRQEELDEVLGCSMPPQKLRPGRYWYDKDSGFWGKEGEKPDRIISSKLNVGGKLQVDASNGNTQVYINGREITKLELKVLKLANVQCPRDTHFWVYDDGSYEEEGQNNIRGKIWEKASTRLLCSLFKLPTPPENPPGSKEVISTYSIRSVPEYLEQKRLQKLLLLGLEGSGTSTIFKQAKYLYENQFSYEEIENIKLMIQRSLYRYLSTLLEGRERFEDEALERNKSESSKSTMPTDGLGGGGSQKHNQNAYSINQRLRHFSDWLLQIMAMGDLEAFFPAATREYASVVEEAWRHPAIQATYKRKNELPFLPDVASYFLDRAVEISSNDYEPTEKDILYSEGITQCNGLAFIEFSLDEPYAEKFDCSHPQIKYQLIRVSSKGLNEGCKLLEMFEDVRAIIFCVSLSDYDQMWPQSSGELCNKMMASKHLLESIASHSSFRETPFVLLLNKYDAFEAKINKVPLTVCEWFADFSPVKARDAHQSLANQAYYYIAVKFKDLFASISNRKLFVFQMKARERATVDGAFKYIREVLKWDDAKDDNIYGDLDESIYSTDFSSSVYFKYG from the exons ATGTCGCCTGCAGCGGAGGAGGTGAGGGAGGTGGAGAGTTCGTGGGAGGTGGCGCTCCGAAGGTTGATACCTCCCGGAGCGCCGATCCCCGATGAGGAACATCTGGATTACTCCATCGCCATCGGGCATGATCTACCGCCGGATCCCCGCCGCGGTCACGAGGCGGAGATTTTGGACCTTCACGGTGCGTCTGGTTCTTCCGTCTTTGATGGATTCGGCCACTCCAACGTAGGAGGGACTCGGTTTAACCGTCGTAGGAGCAGCGACCCGCCACGGCGAACGCCTACTGACAGGAATAGGTCTTCCTCCGTCGCTTGCGCGCCGGCGGAGCCTGTCGGCAGTGCTTTGCATTCCGAACCTAGGACATCCTCGGCGCGTCGTGCTGGATCCTTCTCCGGCTCCCTGATTCATCCGCCATCCGGGGAGGTCGTGCTTAGAGGGGAGACGAGTTCGGAGGAGGACGTCGCCGGCAGCGCCAAAGCTGCATCTCCAGCTCCTTCGCCGGTGAAGGAGAGGAAAAAGGGCGTTTGTTGCCGATGTGGAAAAGGTAACATTTTGAAGGACAGGGAGGCTTGCTTGGTGTGCGACGCGAGGTACTGCAGCAACTGTGTTCTCAAGGCCATGGGATCGATGCCGGAGGGGAGGAAATGCGTAGGTTGCATTGGCCAGCCGATTGACGAATCTAAGAGATCGGGTCTGGGTAAGTGCTCAAAGATGTTGTCCAAGCTTTGTGGCCCGTTGGAGATCAGGCAGGTCATGAAGGCGGAAAGGGAATGCGCCGCGAACCAGGTCAGGCCTCAACAATTGGTTGTCAATGGAAGACCCTTGCGGCAGGAGGAGCTTGATGAGGTATTGGGGTGCTCGATGCCACCGCAGAAACTCAGACCTGGGAGATATTGGTATGACAAGGATTCAGGGTTCTGGGGGAAG GAAGGTGAGAAACCTGACAGGATTATTAGCTCGAAACTTAATGTAGGAGGTAAGTTGCAAGTAGATGCAAGCAATGGCAACACACAAGTGTATATAAATGGCCGAGAAATCACAAAATTGGAACTGAAAGTTCTTAAG TTGGCAAATGTGCAATGCCCGCGAGATACTCATTTCTGGGTATATGATGATGGTTCTTATGAAGAAGAGGGTCAGAATAACATTAGGGGAAAGATTTGGGAAAAG GCATCAACTCGTCTCTTATGTTCATTGTTCAAATTGCCTACCCCTCCTGAGAACCCTCCTGGATCCAAGGAAGTTATATCTACTTATTCAATTAGATCGGTGCCAGAGTATCTGGAGCAAAAAAGACTGCAGAAACTTTTGTTACTTGGCTTAGAGGGTTCAGGGACCAGCACTATATTTAAACAG GCAAAGTACTTATATGAGAACCAGTTCTCTtatgaagaaatagaaaatattaaGCTGATGATTCAAAGAAGCTTGTATAGATACCTTAGCACTTTGCTTGAAGGGCGTGAGcgctttgaggatgaagctttagaGCGGAATAAATCTGAATCATCAAAGTCTACTATGCCTACAGATGGTTTAG GTGGAGGCGGAAGTCAGAAACATAACCAAAATGCATATTCAATCAACCAAAGATTAAGACATTTTTCTGATTGGCTACTTCAGATAATGGCTATGGGAGATCTAGAGGCCTTTTTTCCTGCCGCAACTCGTGAATATGCATCAGTTGTGGAGGAGGCATGGAGACATCCTGCAATACAAGCAACTTATAAGAGAAAGAATGAGTTGCCTTTTCTTCCTGATGTTGCCAGCTACTTTCTAGATCGG GCTGTGGAAATATCTAGCAATGACTATGAACCCACAGAGAAAGACATTCTGTATTCTGAAGGAATTACCCAGTGCAATGGGCTTGCTTTCATTGAGTTTTCTTTAGATGAGCCATATGCCGAGAAGTTTGATTGCTCACATCCCCAAATAAA GTATCAGTTGATTCGTGTAAGTTCAAAAGGGTTAAACGAAGGCTGCAAGTTGCTCGAAATGTTCGAGGATGTGCGTGCCATCATCTTCTGCGTCTCTCTCAGTGACTATGATCAGATGTGGCCCCAAAGCTCGGGTGAATTATGCAATAAAATGATGGCAAGTAAACACCTCCTTGAGAGTATAGCAAGCCATTCTTCTTTCAGGGAGACGCCTTTTGTTCTTCTTCTGAACAAGTATGATGCCTTTGAGGCAAAGATCAACAAGGTGCCATTAACAGTGTGCGAGTGGTTCGCAGACTTCAGCCCTGTGAAGGCGCGAGATGCACACCAGTCACTTGCTAACCAGGCATACTACTACATAGCCGTGAAGTTTAAAGACCTCTTTGCCTCCATCAGCAATCGGAAGCTTTTTGTCTTTCAGATGAAGGCTCGCGAACGAGCTACTGTTGATGGGGCATTCAAATACATACGAGAGGTCTTGAAGTGGGACGATGCAAAGGACGATAATATTTATGGTGACCTAGATGAGTCAATTTACAGTACAGATTTTAGCTCATCAGTGTATTTCAAATATGGATGA